One part of the Xiphophorus maculatus strain JP 163 A chromosome 1, X_maculatus-5.0-male, whole genome shotgun sequence genome encodes these proteins:
- the LOC102233005 gene encoding caM kinase-like vesicle-associated protein isoform X2, with translation MPFGCLALRDGRIYDSISDVTDKYEFGQVLRAKEFCELCLAKDRQTEKVFVCKKFFKKDGRKVRKAAKNEIMILKLVNHPNILQLIDTFETRKEYFIIQELATGGDVFDWILDQGNYTERDASNVIKQVLEAVAYLHSLNIVHRNLKLENLMYYTENNHKKVVLRDFYLSRFENGPITEPCGTPEYLAPEVVARHRYGRPVDCWAVGVIMFILLSGNPPFYDETEEENTDLHNRIIFCRIVAGDFEFDSPYWDDISPAAKGLVCRLMEVDQMLRITAEDALQHEWIAGNGASEKNLKDGVCAQFEKNFAKAKWRKAIRVTTFMQRLKNSEALNDSSLEVQSREQIGDGEGGVSQGTSDEGDKGTTDEGITSSSVSLEVTVENTQAGMEQDEGSFKIEESPDEINTSRGPSVGKTPSDGKDPLGQSSSGPKLTQEELNMTGVKKGATDGTRKIAANLGQTNVVPDVKQTSAVIPEPSKLLESSPGANLDKQHTSASPEPTGKRKMAATLHCSTTAPTVSASPEKQPATQSTHKDETDRSWCQTQVPEAVAERSVVAPVTSSVGMVSGVDATLGVRLRGDGSPVGGRDRNTRKTDRHSAEFSIARTPATASQSYYVAGSSASLGRHAAPYNPEGISVGMGMAGSFGSPYSSLYTSRGGGVGMYGTGLHHGGGGSSTTSDWQMDSVIEQIEKQMVAVLEKIEGDMPSLLEQISDCPSEPARARSTHASPSVSRSRPTQHSSTSTSTTPPPLPTSPRPALPTLPHLGIPPPTYPPPSPPTQTSPQAVREQEDKDGQRGAAQSSQSPRAGMGRGL, from the exons GGTCAATCACCCAAACATCCTTCAGCTGATAGATACATTTGAAACTCGAAAAGAATACTTCATCATCCAGGAACT TGCCACAGGGGGGGATGTATTTGACTGGATTCTGGACCAAGGGAATTACACAGAGAGAGACGCTTCGAATGTTATCAAACAAGTCCTGGAGGCTGTGGCATACCTACACTCCCTCAACATTGTTCATAGGAACTTGAAG CTGGAAAACCTAATGTACTACACAGAAAACAACCACAAGAAAGTAGTTCTGCGAGATTTTTACCTCTCCAGATTTGAGAATGGACCAATTACAGAGCCATGCGGAACACCTGAATACCTCG CTCCTGAAGTGGTCGCTCGTCATCGATATGGCCGTCCTGTGGACTGCTGGGCGGTGGGGGTGATAATGTTCATTCT CTTATCGGGCAATCCTCCTTTCTATGAtgaaacagaggaagaaaacacagatcTACATAATCGCATCATCTTCTGTCGCATCGTTGCTGGGGACTTTGAGTTTGATTCTCCTTACTGGGATGACATTTCACCTGCAG CAAAGGGGCTTGTGTGTAGACTTATGGAAGTGGACCAGATGCTGAGAATCACAGCAGAGGATGCGCTCCAGCACGAATG GATTGCAGGAAACGGTGCTTCAGAGAAGAATTTGAAGGATGGTGTATGTGCCCAGTTTGAGAAGAACTTTGCAAAGGCCAAATGGCGG AAAGCAATTCGTGTGACAACCTTCATGCAACGGCTGAAGAACTCTGAAGCACTGAATGACAGTTCACTTGAGGTTCAAAGTAGGGAACAGATAGGAGATGGCGAAGGGGGTGTTTCCCAGGGGACAAGTGATGAGGGAGATAAAGGGACAACAGATGAAGGGATTACATCGAGCAGTGTTTCTTTAGAGGTTACTGTTGAAAATACACAAGCTGGTATGGAACAAGATGAGGGTTCCTTTAAGATAGAAGAAAGCCCAGATGAAATAAACACCTCAAGGGGTCCATCAGTTGGAAAGACACCATCAGATGGGAAGGACCCTCTTGGACAATCAAGTTCAGGTCCGAAACTAACACAGGAGGAGCTTAATATGACTGGGGTGAAGAAGGGAGCTACAGATGGAACCAGAAAAATTGCTGCCAATTTGGGTCAAACTAATGTTGTTCCAGACGTTAAGCAGACTTCGGCAGTGATTCCTGAACCATCAAAGCTGTTAGAAAGTTCTCCAGGTGCAAATCTGGACAAGCAGCACACATCTGCCTCCCCTGAGCCAACTGGTAAACGTAAAATGGCTGCAACACTTCACTGCTCTACCACTGCTCCCACTGTGTCAGCTTCACCAGAGAAGCAACCAGCCACCCAAAGCACACACAAGGATGAGACTGACAGAAGCTGGTGTCAGACACAAGTACCTGAAGCAGTTGCAGAGAGGTCAGTGGTAGCACCAGTTACATCTTCAGTGGGGATGGTAAGTGGGGTTGATGCAACACTAGGTGTTAGGTTGAGAGGTGATGGCAGTCCTGTAGGAGGACGGGATAGAAATACCAGAAAAACAGACCGACATAGTGCAGAGTTTAGCATAGCCAGGACCCCTGCTACAGCCTCACAAAGTTATTATGTAGCTGGCAGCTCAGCTAGTTTGGGTCGACATGCTGCACCATACAACCCAGAGGGTATCTCTGTAGGGATGGGAATGGCTGGGAGCTTTGGGAGTCCTTACAGTTCCCTCTATAcaagcagaggaggaggagtaggCATGTACGGGACTGGTCTTCACCATGGAGGAGGTGGGAGTAGTACCACATCTGATTGGCAAATGGACAGTGTCATTGAACAGATAGAAAAGCAAATGGTCGCCGTACTTGAGAAGATTGAGGGAGACATGCCATCGCTACTTGAGCAAATCAGTGACTGTCCTAGTGAGCCAGCACGGGCCAGGAGCACACATGCTTCGCCTTCTGTTTCTCGTTCTCGTCCAACTCAACACTCCTCAACTTCAACCTCAACtactcctccaccacttcccacCTCTCCAAGACCAGCACTACCTACACTCCCCCACCTCGGTATTCCTCCTCCGACATATCCTCCACCATCTCCACCCACACAAACCTCACCCCAGGCTGTCAGGGAGCAGGAAGACAAGGATGGACAGAGAGGCGCAGCTCAGTCCAGCCAATCGCCCAGGGCTGGGATGGGTAGAGGACTATGA
- the LOC102233005 gene encoding caM kinase-like vesicle-associated protein isoform X1 encodes MPFGCLALRDGRIYDSISDVTDKYEFGQVLRAKEFCELCLAKDRQTEKVFVCKKFFKKDGRKVRKAAKNEIMILKLVNHPNILQLIDTFETRKEYFIIQELATGGDVFDWILDQGNYTERDASNVIKQVLEAVAYLHSLNIVHRNLKLENLMYYTENNHKKVVLRDFYLSRFENGPITEPCGTPEYLAPEVVARHRYGRPVDCWAVGVIMFILLSGNPPFYDETEEENTDLHNRIIFCRIVAGDFEFDSPYWDDISPAAKGLVCRLMEVDQMLRITAEDALQHEWIAGNGASEKNLKDGVCAQFEKNFAKAKWREIKKAIRVTTFMQRLKNSEALNDSSLEVQSREQIGDGEGGVSQGTSDEGDKGTTDEGITSSSVSLEVTVENTQAGMEQDEGSFKIEESPDEINTSRGPSVGKTPSDGKDPLGQSSSGPKLTQEELNMTGVKKGATDGTRKIAANLGQTNVVPDVKQTSAVIPEPSKLLESSPGANLDKQHTSASPEPTGKRKMAATLHCSTTAPTVSASPEKQPATQSTHKDETDRSWCQTQVPEAVAERSVVAPVTSSVGMVSGVDATLGVRLRGDGSPVGGRDRNTRKTDRHSAEFSIARTPATASQSYYVAGSSASLGRHAAPYNPEGISVGMGMAGSFGSPYSSLYTSRGGGVGMYGTGLHHGGGGSSTTSDWQMDSVIEQIEKQMVAVLEKIEGDMPSLLEQISDCPSEPARARSTHASPSVSRSRPTQHSSTSTSTTPPPLPTSPRPALPTLPHLGIPPPTYPPPSPPTQTSPQAVREQEDKDGQRGAAQSSQSPRAGMGRGL; translated from the exons GGTCAATCACCCAAACATCCTTCAGCTGATAGATACATTTGAAACTCGAAAAGAATACTTCATCATCCAGGAACT TGCCACAGGGGGGGATGTATTTGACTGGATTCTGGACCAAGGGAATTACACAGAGAGAGACGCTTCGAATGTTATCAAACAAGTCCTGGAGGCTGTGGCATACCTACACTCCCTCAACATTGTTCATAGGAACTTGAAG CTGGAAAACCTAATGTACTACACAGAAAACAACCACAAGAAAGTAGTTCTGCGAGATTTTTACCTCTCCAGATTTGAGAATGGACCAATTACAGAGCCATGCGGAACACCTGAATACCTCG CTCCTGAAGTGGTCGCTCGTCATCGATATGGCCGTCCTGTGGACTGCTGGGCGGTGGGGGTGATAATGTTCATTCT CTTATCGGGCAATCCTCCTTTCTATGAtgaaacagaggaagaaaacacagatcTACATAATCGCATCATCTTCTGTCGCATCGTTGCTGGGGACTTTGAGTTTGATTCTCCTTACTGGGATGACATTTCACCTGCAG CAAAGGGGCTTGTGTGTAGACTTATGGAAGTGGACCAGATGCTGAGAATCACAGCAGAGGATGCGCTCCAGCACGAATG GATTGCAGGAAACGGTGCTTCAGAGAAGAATTTGAAGGATGGTGTATGTGCCCAGTTTGAGAAGAACTTTGCAAAGGCCAAATGGCGG GAGATAAAG AAAGCAATTCGTGTGACAACCTTCATGCAACGGCTGAAGAACTCTGAAGCACTGAATGACAGTTCACTTGAGGTTCAAAGTAGGGAACAGATAGGAGATGGCGAAGGGGGTGTTTCCCAGGGGACAAGTGATGAGGGAGATAAAGGGACAACAGATGAAGGGATTACATCGAGCAGTGTTTCTTTAGAGGTTACTGTTGAAAATACACAAGCTGGTATGGAACAAGATGAGGGTTCCTTTAAGATAGAAGAAAGCCCAGATGAAATAAACACCTCAAGGGGTCCATCAGTTGGAAAGACACCATCAGATGGGAAGGACCCTCTTGGACAATCAAGTTCAGGTCCGAAACTAACACAGGAGGAGCTTAATATGACTGGGGTGAAGAAGGGAGCTACAGATGGAACCAGAAAAATTGCTGCCAATTTGGGTCAAACTAATGTTGTTCCAGACGTTAAGCAGACTTCGGCAGTGATTCCTGAACCATCAAAGCTGTTAGAAAGTTCTCCAGGTGCAAATCTGGACAAGCAGCACACATCTGCCTCCCCTGAGCCAACTGGTAAACGTAAAATGGCTGCAACACTTCACTGCTCTACCACTGCTCCCACTGTGTCAGCTTCACCAGAGAAGCAACCAGCCACCCAAAGCACACACAAGGATGAGACTGACAGAAGCTGGTGTCAGACACAAGTACCTGAAGCAGTTGCAGAGAGGTCAGTGGTAGCACCAGTTACATCTTCAGTGGGGATGGTAAGTGGGGTTGATGCAACACTAGGTGTTAGGTTGAGAGGTGATGGCAGTCCTGTAGGAGGACGGGATAGAAATACCAGAAAAACAGACCGACATAGTGCAGAGTTTAGCATAGCCAGGACCCCTGCTACAGCCTCACAAAGTTATTATGTAGCTGGCAGCTCAGCTAGTTTGGGTCGACATGCTGCACCATACAACCCAGAGGGTATCTCTGTAGGGATGGGAATGGCTGGGAGCTTTGGGAGTCCTTACAGTTCCCTCTATAcaagcagaggaggaggagtaggCATGTACGGGACTGGTCTTCACCATGGAGGAGGTGGGAGTAGTACCACATCTGATTGGCAAATGGACAGTGTCATTGAACAGATAGAAAAGCAAATGGTCGCCGTACTTGAGAAGATTGAGGGAGACATGCCATCGCTACTTGAGCAAATCAGTGACTGTCCTAGTGAGCCAGCACGGGCCAGGAGCACACATGCTTCGCCTTCTGTTTCTCGTTCTCGTCCAACTCAACACTCCTCAACTTCAACCTCAACtactcctccaccacttcccacCTCTCCAAGACCAGCACTACCTACACTCCCCCACCTCGGTATTCCTCCTCCGACATATCCTCCACCATCTCCACCCACACAAACCTCACCCCAGGCTGTCAGGGAGCAGGAAGACAAGGATGGACAGAGAGGCGCAGCTCAGTCCAGCCAATCGCCCAGGGCTGGGATGGGTAGAGGACTATGA